A genome region from Methanobacterium subterraneum includes the following:
- a CDS encoding SRPBCC family protein yields MKEIYTKIEINAPASVVWSILNDFDKFPTWNPFMKKISGNLQEGSDLEAFIQPPFQWNENQTKNSGIPCRKRIKMVREIMDS; encoded by the coding sequence ATGAAAGAGATTTATACCAAAATCGAGATAAATGCTCCGGCCAGCGTGGTGTGGAGCATATTAAATGATTTTGATAAGTTTCCAACATGGAACCCATTTATGAAGAAGATTTCAGGAAATCTCCAGGAAGGGTCAGATCTCGAAGCTTTTATACAACCTCCTTTCCAGTGGAATGAAAATCAAACCAAAAATTCTGGAATACCATGCCGGAAAAGAATTAAGATGGTTAGGGAGATTATGGATTCCTAA
- a CDS encoding PepSY domain-containing protein — protein MIKKSTRILVLLAVMLTVLTVVALALFASGAPEKNIKEQENQKMSSKNNSTDNSENDTISPEEAQQIAEKFVKETGAQVGIPKLSEIEGQLVYTVPIMSNGTNMGEITINAINGKNMGGAGGVSYGSSP, from the coding sequence ATGATTAAAAAATCAACAAGAATCCTGGTTTTATTGGCTGTAATGTTAACTGTATTGACGGTTGTAGCACTGGCATTGTTTGCATCGGGAGCTCCAGAGAAGAACATTAAAGAACAGGAGAACCAAAAAATGTCATCAAAAAACAACAGCACCGATAATTCAGAGAATGACACCATATCTCCAGAAGAAGCCCAGCAAATAGCAGAGAAATTTGTTAAAGAAACAGGTGCCCAAGTAGGAATTCCTAAGTTGAGTGAAATAGAGGGACAACTGGTATACACAGTTCCGATAATGAGTAATGGAACCAATATGGGCGAAATAACCATTAATGCAATAAACGGGAAAAATATGGGAGGTGCAGGTGGTGTATCCTACGGGTCTTCCCCATAG
- a CDS encoding transglutaminase-like domain-containing protein has product MALTSNASAADNLTDDLNGNSTQYAIQTQNTLEILQNTTDKEAIQSSDDISSEKSTNNNSSNITYNKPSSHSEQGNIDGAAGDPSESIRYNKVSFTIQGIINAAGDVKKFLEGNKYLPEYININGTLVNQATFLQLLTATTLKINNSDNTLIDLINVQQPGSGTETVTPGTFTKAEYLALAGTIQTYIGSNQKAPATVSTSFGNIGFNSLIYLYSRGLSLYKSTNVLPTFLAVRPWGTFPITDTTKNSITTQDVVSTAVEVRNFVDYHKFLPEYITVGGVVVNRATFLELLTEAMVKIGNGDTSSLTLVNVKQPASGSETVNPGTFTKAEYLALAGTIQTYIGSNQKAPSSVSTVFGNVKFESLIYLYSRGLSLYKSINVLPAFLAVRPWGSIPITDTTKNSITTQDVVSTAVEVRNFVNYHKFLPEFIMVGGVVVNRATFLELLTEALVKIGNGGSGSLTLVNVKLPGSGSETVTPGTFTKAEYLVLAGTIQTYIGSNQKAPATVSTGLGNVKFESLIYLYSRVLSNYKEDGNKLPALITVRSWAAANIPIVDEFFTVQQITKAAVDVKKFVEGNKYLPEYITVGGVVVNQSQFLYLITTATLNINTGDSSLITLISASVPGTSSETVTGGSLLSSEYLTLASTIKKYIESNHKAPGSVSTSLGTMSYQSLLYMYCRILNQNSLNQDLPILINVKPWKTINIPIYDKTSFTVAEITSAAVDVKNFVDGNGYMPEWITMGGVALNQSQFLHLLAAATILINSSSSGSVNPVNAVLPSTTVNDALTSGNLSKNSYVQLAQYIKSYIEQNKKGPSSATVSLGTVSFKSLIYMYSRVLQQYNLHKTLPATIILKGWTKQNIPTYDDYFTNQEISKVAVEVRAFVDGNGYLPEYITISGVIVNRSQFLYLLTTAAVKINNNDNSVTYLQKATVADNSDQTSSGSMGITELLQVAQTIKTYIETNQRAPNYVSTSLGQIGFYNLIYTYSRVLEYYKSNQKLPSPVTGIKSWSLVVYKLPAGFEQYLAATTNCQSDNAAIIALANSITAGASTPSQKALLIFNWVRDNINYEFYYNTLKGATGTLNSGGGNCVDTAHLLIALERAAGIPARYVHGNCQFTSGSWYGHVWAIIYVDGQWLVADATSSRNQLGVINSWNTATYTFKGYYTSLPF; this is encoded by the coding sequence TTGGCATTGACATCTAATGCATCTGCAGCAGATAACTTAACCGATGATTTAAACGGAAATTCAACACAATATGCAATACAAACACAGAATACCCTGGAAATTTTACAGAATACGACAGATAAGGAAGCTATTCAAAGTTCTGATGATATTTCAAGTGAAAAATCTACAAACAACAATAGTTCAAACATAACTTACAATAAACCAAGTTCTCACAGTGAACAGGGTAATATCGATGGTGCCGCCGGTGACCCTAGTGAATCAATTCGTTATAATAAGGTCAGTTTCACCATTCAAGGGATAATCAATGCAGCAGGTGATGTTAAAAAGTTTTTAGAAGGAAACAAATACCTGCCAGAATATATAAACATCAACGGAACATTAGTAAATCAAGCTACATTCCTACAATTGTTAACTGCAACTACATTAAAAATCAATAACAGCGACAATACATTAATAGATTTAATCAATGTCCAACAACCAGGATCAGGAACTGAAACAGTTACTCCGGGTACTTTTACTAAGGCTGAGTATTTGGCTTTGGCTGGGACTATTCAGACTTATATTGGCAGTAATCAGAAGGCTCCGGCTACGGTTAGTACTAGTTTTGGTAATATTGGATTCAATTCTTTGATTTATCTTTACAGTCGTGGGTTGAGTTTGTATAAAAGTACTAATGTGTTGCCTACCTTCTTAGCAGTTCGACCTTGGGGTACTTTTCCTATAACTGATACTACAAAGAATTCTATTACTACTCAGGATGTGGTTAGTACTGCGGTTGAGGTTAGGAATTTTGTTGATTACCATAAGTTCTTACCGGAGTATATAACGGTTGGTGGGGTTGTGGTTAATCGGGCTACTTTTTTGGAGTTGTTGACTGAAGCTATGGTGAAGATTGGTAATGGTGATACCAGTTCGCTTACTCTGGTTAATGTTAAGCAGCCTGCAAGTGGTTCGGAGACTGTTAATCCGGGTACTTTTACTAAAGCGGAGTATTTGGCTTTGGCTGGGACCATTCAGACTTATATTGGCAGTAATCAGAAGGCTCCTAGTAGTGTGAGCACTGTTTTTGGTAATGTGAAGTTTGAGTCTTTGATTTATCTTTACAGTCGTGGGTTGAGTTTGTATAAAAGCATTAATGTGTTACCTGCCTTCTTAGCAGTTCGGCCATGGGGTTCTATTCCCATTACTGATACTACAAAGAATTCTATTACTACTCAGGATGTGGTTAGTACTGCGGTTGAGGTTAGGAATTTTGTTAATTACCACAAGTTCTTACCGGAGTTTATAATGGTTGGTGGGGTTGTGGTTAATCGGGCTACTTTTTTGGAGTTGTTGACTGAAGCTTTGGTGAAGATTGGTAATGGTGGTAGTGGTTCGCTTACTTTGGTTAATGTTAAGCTGCCGGGAAGTGGTTCGGAGACTGTTACTCCGGGTACTTTTACTAAGGCTGAGTATTTGGTTTTGGCTGGGACTATTCAGACTTATATTGGTAGTAATCAGAAGGCACCGGCTACGGTTAGCACTGGTTTGGGTAATGTGAAGTTTGAGTCTTTGATTTACCTTTACAGTCGTGTGCTGAGTAATTATAAGGAAGATGGTAACAAATTGCCTGCATTAATTACAGTTCGTTCATGGGCTGCTGCGAATATACCTATTGTGGATGAGTTTTTTACTGTGCAGCAAATTACTAAGGCTGCAGTTGATGTTAAAAAGTTTGTGGAGGGTAACAAATACTTACCGGAGTATATAACGGTTGGTGGGGTTGTGGTTAATCAGTCGCAGTTCCTTTATTTAATTACCACTGCAACTTTGAATATTAACACGGGTGATAGTTCGTTAATTACTCTTATAAGTGCTAGTGTTCCTGGAACTTCCAGTGAAACTGTAACTGGGGGTAGTTTGCTTTCCAGTGAATATTTAACTCTCGCAAGTACTATCAAGAAGTACATCGAATCCAATCATAAGGCGCCGGGTTCCGTTTCCACATCCCTGGGAACCATGAGTTATCAGTCATTACTCTACATGTACTGCAGAATACTCAACCAAAACAGTTTAAATCAGGATTTACCAATCTTAATTAACGTGAAACCTTGGAAAACGATAAACATCCCAATATATGATAAAACAAGCTTTACCGTTGCAGAGATAACCAGTGCAGCCGTTGATGTCAAAAATTTTGTGGATGGAAATGGCTACATGCCTGAATGGATAACCATGGGCGGAGTAGCCCTCAACCAATCCCAATTCCTACATTTACTAGCTGCAGCCACAATCTTGATCAACAGTTCAAGCTCAGGTTCTGTTAATCCAGTTAACGCGGTCCTACCTTCCACTACAGTTAATGATGCATTAACTTCGGGAAATTTAAGCAAAAATAGTTATGTACAGTTAGCTCAATATATCAAAAGTTATATTGAACAGAATAAGAAAGGACCTAGTAGTGCGACGGTTTCTTTGGGAACAGTGAGTTTCAAATCCCTTATCTACATGTACAGCCGTGTGCTTCAGCAGTATAATCTGCACAAGACATTACCGGCCACCATTATCCTAAAGGGATGGACCAAGCAGAACATACCCACCTACGACGACTATTTCACCAACCAAGAAATCAGTAAAGTTGCAGTAGAGGTCAGGGCTTTTGTGGATGGAAACGGTTACTTACCAGAATACATCACCATAAGTGGAGTAATTGTCAATCGCTCCCAATTCCTGTACCTTTTAACTACCGCCGCAGTAAAAATCAACAACAATGATAACTCAGTCACTTACCTGCAAAAAGCCACTGTTGCCGATAACAGTGATCAAACATCTTCCGGTAGCATGGGAATCACCGAACTCCTGCAAGTAGCTCAGACTATAAAAACATACATAGAAACCAACCAGCGTGCACCTAACTACGTATCAACTAGTTTGGGTCAAATAGGATTCTATAACCTCATTTATACCTACAGCCGAGTACTAGAATACTACAAAAGCAATCAAAAACTACCCTCACCTGTAACAGGAATCAAATCATGGTCATTGGTCGTTTACAAACTACCTGCCGGATTTGAACAATACTTAGCAGCTACTACCAACTGCCAATCTGACAATGCAGCTATCATTGCCCTGGCGAACAGTATAACTGCCGGAGCATCCACACCTTCCCAGAAAGCATTGCTGATCTTTAACTGGGTTAGGGACAACATCAACTATGAGTTTTACTACAACACCCTGAAAGGTGCCACAGGCACTTTAAACTCAGGTGGTGGTAACTGTGTTGACACAGCTCACTTGTTAATAGCTTTGGAAAGGGCAGCAGGAATACCTGCCAGATACGTCCATGGGAACTGCCAATTCACAAGTGGTAGTTGGTACGGACATGTCTGGGCAATTATTTATGTTGACGGGCAATGGCTAGTTGCTGATGCGACAAGTTCTAGAAATCAGCTAGGAGTTATCAACAGTTGGAACACAGCAACCTACACATTTAAAGGGTACTACACCAGCCTACCATTCTAA
- a CDS encoding MBL fold metallo-hydrolase, which yields MQITEHVHAIKIPFQVKTDSGTLERFVYAYLICGEKIILVDSGVSSSEKIILDYLEKIGHIASEISLLILTHSHPDHVGSAQSIQRRSGCEIAAHQGEKSWIEDVDLQFKERPVPNFHSLVEGSVQVDHVLKEGDIFDLGGNLNLEVIHTPGHSAGSISLHMPGEGVLITGDAVPLQGDLPIYDDFAESIRSIEKLKAFKDLKVLLVSWDDPQEDDNGYQRMDEALDYLQHIQEVVGKLSPENSTPNLMEFSRLVLKELGLPEAALNPIVVRSFQANLKERSSRV from the coding sequence ATGCAAATTACTGAACATGTTCACGCTATAAAGATACCTTTTCAGGTTAAAACCGATTCTGGAACTCTGGAGCGTTTTGTCTACGCTTACTTAATATGTGGGGAAAAGATTATCCTGGTGGATAGTGGAGTTAGCTCTTCAGAAAAAATAATCTTGGATTATTTGGAAAAAATCGGCCATATCGCCAGTGAGATATCGTTACTGATCCTGACCCACTCCCACCCGGATCATGTTGGCTCTGCACAGTCAATTCAAAGGAGATCTGGCTGTGAAATAGCCGCCCACCAGGGTGAGAAGTCCTGGATTGAGGATGTGGATTTACAATTTAAGGAACGTCCGGTTCCCAATTTCCATTCATTGGTGGAAGGATCAGTTCAAGTGGATCATGTTTTAAAAGAGGGAGATATTTTTGATTTGGGAGGTAACCTAAATTTAGAAGTTATACACACTCCTGGCCATTCTGCGGGTTCCATATCCCTCCACATGCCTGGTGAAGGAGTTCTTATCACCGGCGACGCGGTCCCCCTCCAGGGAGATCTGCCTATTTATGATGATTTTGCAGAATCAATTCGATCCATTGAAAAATTGAAGGCTTTTAAAGATTTAAAGGTGTTATTAGTTTCCTGGGATGATCCTCAAGAGGATGATAATGGATACCAGAGGATGGATGAAGCTCTGGATTACCTTCAACATATACAGGAAGTTGTTGGGAAACTTTCCCCTGAAAATTCTACCCCAAACCTTATGGAATTTTCCAGATTAGTTTTAAAAGAGTTGGGATTACCCGAGGCAGCTCTTAACCCCATAGTGGTTCGATCATTCCAGGCAAATCTGAAAGAACGAAGTAGCAGGGTTTAG
- a CDS encoding energy-converting hydrogenase B subunit P yields MKIVIRPLHIMSLGGYIVETEFPYRNVIVVNPTEEPIKLEVPVFNEEWLEEQRKLGLELTPLTNEDNYLSQFRKAKAKLERLKEEKGVIVD; encoded by the coding sequence ATGAAAATTGTAATAAGGCCCCTGCACATCATGAGTTTAGGGGGTTACATCGTGGAAACTGAATTCCCCTACAGGAATGTTATAGTGGTAAATCCTACTGAGGAACCTATAAAACTGGAAGTTCCTGTTTTCAATGAGGAGTGGTTGGAAGAGCAGCGAAAGTTGGGACTGGAACTAACACCCCTTACCAATGAAGACAATTATCTGAGCCAATTCCGTAAGGCAAAAGCTAAACTGGAGAGGCTAAAAGAAGAAAAAGGAGTAATAGTTGATTAA